In a single window of the Gossypium hirsutum isolate 1008001.06 chromosome D02, Gossypium_hirsutum_v2.1, whole genome shotgun sequence genome:
- the LOC107908849 gene encoding LOB domain-containing protein 38 — MSCNGCRILRKGCSENCMLRQSLQCIENPQAQAHATVFVAKFFGRAGLMSFLSSVASPQRPALFQSLLFEAVGRAINPVSGAVGLLWTGNWNVCQSAVQTVLQGGTLQPLPEFSGGVSGSDFEDVGETVGVGGGGGAGGPCIQSGGFVDVVECKASDLNLCLMIGDDDRAVKRRRESTSSEESETTTLGSRFSGDGNSSNDSCGADGERKLLRLFI, encoded by the exons ATGAGCTGCAATGGCTGTAGAATTCTTCGAAAAGGTTGCAGTGAAAATTGTATGCTTAGACAAAGCTTACAATGTATAGAGAACCCACAAGCTCAAGCACACGCCACCGTTTTTGTTGCTAAGTTCTTTGGCCGTGCCGGACTTATGTCATTTCTCTCCTCCGTCGCCAGTCCTCAAAGACCTG cTTTGTTTCAGTCGCTTTTGTTTGAAGCAGTGGGACGGGCAATTAATCCGGTGAGTGGAGCCGTGGGGTTGTTATGGACAGGGAACTGGAACGTCTGTCAGTCGGCGGTACAAACGGTGCTCCAAGGCGGCACGTTGCAGCCGTTGCCTGAATTTAGTGGTGGGGTTTCAGGATCGGATTTTGAGGATGTTGGAGAAACGGTCGGTGTTGGTGGCGGCGGCGGCGCTGGGGGGCCGTGTATCCAGTCGGGAGGTTTCGTTGACGTTGTTGAATGTAAAGCATCTGATCTCAATCTCTGCTTGATGATCGGCGACGATGATAGAGCGGTTAAAAGGAGAAGGGAATCTACATCGTCGGAAGAGTCCGAAACGACGACGTTGGGAAGCCGGTTTTCTGGAGATGGTAATAGTTCAAATGACAGCTGCGGCGCCGACGGTGAAAGAAAGCTTTTAAGACTGTTCatttga